From a region of the Drosophila ananassae strain 14024-0371.13 chromosome XL, ASM1763931v2, whole genome shotgun sequence genome:
- the LOC6503803 gene encoding histamine H2 receptor: protein MEVSSPSMPSTWDFQSTQLWSSASASTPDSTAEAQAQSGTSALSAGHILWLAINAVLFVLILGGNILTIVAVRTCRHLRSVISNLFILSLAVSDFCVGLALPYHLVFYMGSDIGAMRAPCLLRFFFLICACCVSMLTLISIAVDRYIAVVYALHYRRYMTRRVAYSIILCNWTLGALVALLPVFWNRWPEAQACEFDEVLSPGYIAGVITPGFIVIWICMLLVYWRIMREASKQAQRLRQSVVYNTDEATTMRSLLLHPDWKSVQIVVFIMGCFTLCWLPYFCVAIAQLFSICRSSSMIYKTTFSLAIANSALNPIIYSWKNSGFRRAFAQTLCCRTARQGEEQLPGDSKHRMEATSSSTGYHHQQEKQPKQQG, encoded by the exons ATGGAAGTTTCCAGTCCGTCGATGCCTTCCACCTGGGACTTCCAGAGCACACAGCTGTGgtcctccgcctccgcctccacccCCGACTCCACTGCCGAAGCCCAGGCCCAGTCCGGGACGAGCGCCCTTAGTGCCGGCCACATCCTCTGGCTGGCGATCAACGCCGTGCTCTTCGTGCTCATCCTGGGAGGCAACATCCTCACCATCGTGGCCGTGCGCACCTGCCGACACCTGCGGTCGGTCATCTCCAACCTGTTCATCCTCTCGCTGGCCGTCTCCGACTTCTGCGTGGGCCTCGCCCTGCCCTACCACCTGGTCTTCTACATGGGATCGGACATCGGCGCCATGCGGGCGCCCTGCCTGCTGCGCTTCTTCTTCCTCATCTGCGCCTGCTGCGTGTCCATGCTGACCCTGATCTCCATCGCTGTGGATCGGTACATAGCCGTGGTCTATGCCCTGCACTACCGAAG ATACATGACCCGGCGGGTGGCCTATAGCATCATCCTCTGCAACTGGACCCTGGGCGCCCTGGTGGCCCTGCTGCCCGTGTTCTGGAACCGGTGGCCCGAGGCGCAAGCCTGCGAGTTCGACGAAGTGCTCTCGCCGGGCTACATTGCCGGAGTCATCACCCCGGGCTTCATAGTCATCTGGATCTGCATGCTCCTTGTATACTGGCGGATCATGCGGGAGGCCTCCAAGCAGGCCCAGCGCCTGCGCCAGTCGGTGGTCtacaacacagacgaggccaCCACCATGCGGAGCCTGCTGCTCCACCCGGACTGGAAGAGCGTTCAGATCGTGGTCTTCATCATGGGCTGCTTCACGCTCTGCTGGCTGCCGTACTTCTGCGTGGCCATCGCCCAGCTGTTCAGCATCTGCCGGAGCAGCTCGATGATCTACAAGACCACCTTCTCCCTGGCCATTGCCAACTCCGCCCTTAACCCGATCATCTACTCCTGGAAGAACTCCGGCTTCCGGCGGGCCTTCGCCCAGACGCTCTGCTGCCGGACGGCGCGGCAGGGCGAGGAGCAGCTGCCAGGGGACAGCAAGCACCGCATGGAGGCCACATCTTCTTCCACAGGCTACCACCATCAGCAGGAGAAGCAGCCGAAGCAGCAGGGGTAG